In Notamacropus eugenii isolate mMacEug1 chromosome 1, mMacEug1.pri_v2, whole genome shotgun sequence, one genomic interval encodes:
- the HDHD3 gene encoding haloacid dehalogenase-like hydrolase domain-containing protein 3 yields the protein MAPRLRLLTWDVKDTLLRLRHPVGEEYSAQARAHGLKVEAAALGSAFHQAYKAQKQQFPNYGLRQGLTSRQWWLDVVLQTFHLAGVRNSSILDPLANKLYEDFCSAKTWQMLEGAESTLQHCREQGLQLGVISNFDRRLEDILVQCGLRKHFDFILTSEEAGWAKPDPQIFQQALRLANVGPTQAAHIGDHYLNDYQAPRKVGMHSFLLMDTKTQDPFPKTVPKEHILPSLSHLLVALNHLEGSDPKH from the coding sequence ATGGCCCCCAGGCTTAGGCTGCTGACGTGGGATGTGAAGGACACATTGCTTCGACTCCGCCATCCAGTGGGGGAAGAATACTCAGCCCAGGCTCGGGCCCATGGGCTAAAGGTAGAGGCAGCAGCCCTTGGATCAGCCTTCCATCAAGCATACAAGGCTCAGAAGCAGCAGTTCCCCAACTACGGGCTGAGGCAAGGCCTCACCTCCAGGCAGTGGTGGCTAGATGTTGTCTTGCAGACGTTCCACCTGGCAGGAGTGCGGAACTCAAGTATCCTCGATCCCCTTGCCAACAAACTCTACGAGGACTTCTGCAGTGCTAAAACCTGGCAGATGCTGGAAGGGGCTGAATCCACTCTACAGCACTGTCGTGAACAAGGCCTGCAACTAGGTGTCATTTCCAACTTTGACAGGAGGCTAGAGGACATCCTAGTTCAGTGTGGTCTCCGGAAGCATTTCGATTTCATACTGACATCTGAGGAAGCTGGCTGGGCCAAACCTGACCCACAAATCTTCCAACAGGCCCTGAGGCTTGCTAATGTAGGGCCCACCCAGGCGGCCCACATTGGGGACCATTACCTGAATGATTACCAGGCACCCCGGAAGGTGGGCATGCACAGTTTCTTGCTGATGGATACCAAGACCCAGGACCCCTTTCCAAAAACTGTTCCTAAGGAACACATCCtgccttccctctcccaccttctGGTTGCCCTTAACCACCTGGAAGGCTCAGACCCAAAGCACTGA